The DNA region TTGGGGGAACACATAAGCCAATATTGAGAAGAAATTTAATACTAAAAAGTGTTCTGAGATATAGAGGTTGGACAATTCAAGGCATAAAGCGTGGACAAAACGTTTTTGATGTGTATAAGGTGTAAAACTCAAGGCGTTATTTAATACTATTGAGTGTTCTGAAATACAGAGATTGGACAATTCAAGGCGTAAAGTGTTGGCCAGACGCTTTTGATGTATATAAGGTGTAAGACCCAAGGAGTTTGTACGTTCATGAGATATGAACATCCTACATATCAAGGTGTTAGCCCCATAAGACTATTCTTTCGATGAGCTCTCGTTAAGCAATAgagaaatatatatattatctcgATCATTTTTTATGAAACCACGAATAAAAAAATAGATTCTAAGACCCCAAGATTGAATTAGTGTGTAAGAAAAGAAAATTAAGCAGTCTTTGCTGCAGCAAAAACGTATTCTCTATAGATAGCCATATGCTTTGAGTAACATGCAATCAAATGACATAAAGTTTCTTCTCAACACAATAAAAGATTAAAGATTATGGGaacaaagattaaaaaaaatgattgCATTGAAATTACAAGCCTGAAACCTCTGAGAAAATGGAATTTTGTTAAATCTTAGGCTTGAAAACATCTATGGCCATTGGTTGTATTGCCAGATTTTTCACTCATAAACTGTGGATGATGTTGGAGAGAGCTGAGTAGGACCCAATAACTGCTGATATGACGCCTATTGTGATAATAAGTATACATGCTGATAcctgcacaaaaaaaaaaagagacaaatTTAGGGCGCGTTCAGTAGTTCAACTGAACGCATTATTTCTGACTCAaactacatatacatatgcaaaaGGATTCggaatgtatatgtataatatataatAAGATCACATTCATTCTGAACCCAGTGACTTTAGATTTTAAATTTTCTGTAGCAAAAATGACTTGCACCTAATGCtttttgtgaaatgaatataGAGTTTGATAGTTTTTGAAATTCATTCAAATTATGAATAGTTTCTCAATTCTTGATGGCATAAACATGTTTTTATTTACTAACTTGATAACGAACAATTGGGTAATAATGTCGATTTTAATACAATGTTACACATAATTTAATTCAAATTAATTCAACTACAGAAGTTGATGAGTCTGACAGTTTTGACTAAAACTTGATAATTACTATGTTTTTCACGTAAACTAACAATCAAAACAAGAAGTGGTTTGAGATAGTATTATGCAATCTGATAAGATAGAAACTTCTCTTGTACCTGAATGGGGCTCGTTTTTCCCTTCAAAATTCTCAAGAAGCAAGCACAAGGTAGAATCAATGTCTGGAATAGAAAGATCATATATTAGTACAATTCTATaaatccaaaaaataaaaaaaaatctatttaacAAAAACATAAAACTGGTACAAAAGGACTCACAACTAGCATCGTAAAGAATGATCCAATCAATGCCATCACAAATCCTGCATGACAATCAGTAGATAAGTTtgatatcaatttttttttattttttttttttgatctttttGAGGGGAAGGCCGTTCCTAACGCCTTTAGGGGGATTCAGGCAATATTAGTAAGTACAATTATAGCAGCTTAACTTACCAAAAAAAGGAATTGTAAGAGCCACGAGTAATGTGGATAGCACTAGTGCTGTTCTAATGAGGATACTGTACATGTAGGATTTGGTGTTGTTCGATGGTATCAACTCCTCCAAACTCATAGCCACAGGGGCCATGGTTAAAGCATATTTTGTGAACGGATTAACAATCTGCAGAAAAAAGCAGAATAATTGTCATCACGTGTTCAAATGGTTGTAATTAAGGAGAGAACTCGTTCAATCAGGTTTCACTTACCGTGGTCCAAAATGCAATCTTGGAGGCAACTAAATCTGTGGGCAAATTTAGAGTAAACTGGGATTCAGCTGAATCCCCAAACATCATGTATCCCATCACAGCTGCTCCGGCATACAACGCAGTCACAATAACAAAACTGCATCCAAATTATATCCACATCCACCAAAATAAGGAAAGCAGTACAACACAATAAACATTTTTTAGAAAAGCAGGATTCTTTGTCTAAGGAAATCCATAATGTTGACgatgatctctctctctctctctctctatatatatatatatatatatatgtatatatatatgcacacatacatacagTCCGACCACTCTATAACAACAattttctataacaacattttactaTAACAAACACAAGCATTTAGCATTCAGAAAATTAATTACCTGGTAAAGAGAACAGCAGGGAATTGACTACGTTTCTCCAATGATGTGTATATATTGGGAAACACTGCATGCCCGGAGTAACAATACCCATAAAGTCCAACAGCAACAGGAAGACTAGAAAGGTTCAGTACGGTTTGTTTGCTTTCAGTGCCAACGTGATCCACTAAGCCAAGCCAGTACAAGCAAATGACAACCATCACAGAAGCAATAACTCCTCCAGCTGAAAATTATAGGCTCCAAATTCAGAATTCTCATTGTCCAACACTTCTGTTTTGTTTTAATTCTCATCGTACAGCAGTTGAAACAGGAAAATGCCAAAACTTTAGAAGTATCAAAAGAGAAGTTTATAAGAACTAGAGAATTATTTCATCTCAAAAAAGGAGGTAAAATCTCCAAGAGTGCTAAATCCCTGGATAATCTCATAACTGAGAAGAAATATCTACACAAAATCACTTAATATCTTTATTATGCCAGTGGCCTTTATAGCGATAAAACAAATCAATTTGTTAATATCAGCAAAGGTGTTGCAAGCCAGATCATAGCAGTAAATGATCATTTCCTCCCTCTATCCAAGATTGAGAACCAAAATCTATTAGTTGTTTATATAAAACAGGATATTAGCGGTTATGCAGGACTACAAGAAACAAAATTTCACGCAAAAGATATAGCTATAgatataaattttaaattttatgctCTTCTAATAGAAAGTTAGCCTCTTACCTGAGATGTAACTAAGAACTGTGAGATCACGCAGCCAAACGGTTGGAAGAACAGCTAGAGTGGTTATGAGAGCAAAGAGATGCCGTGCATCTAATTGGTACCCTCCCAAATTTAAATGTGCATTTGGAAATAAAGCCGACAGATTATCTCCCTCCAAAATTATGTATTCGACGCAACAGGACTGCAAGTGAAGGACAACAGTAATGATTCATATCCAATGATGAGGCACACATATAGAAATTAATAAGACAAAGGATGTTATGGACAACGTGTAGGCAACATAAACTTACATATAACTCCACGTATAAAATTATCTGCATCCACAAATACACAGAACAAGCCAAGAATCAGTATCAGGAACAGGTGATGCTTGTATGCTTATGCTTAAACTGTCAAATATGTAGCTAGTCTAAGATTATTTATCTATCAGGCATGAGCTGATTGGCCAAAAAGTTAAAATATGGATAGTTCTTTtcttttgaaagaaaaattattaaCAAGTTATTGTGGGGAGTTTTCTCCTTATCTTAAGATTTAGTTTAagccatttataacacataataTTCTACCCTCGGTCTGTAAGTAAGATGTTGAGTTTACACTAGCCTCATTAGTGGATACATGCACGTAGGGGTGGCAAAATCAGCCCATAAATATATGATCCGCCCAACCAGTTCAAGTTTGGGCGTGTCATTGACCCGCTCATTAGCTCGCCCCATTTTAGCCCAACCTATTTCAGCCCATCTAAATATTGGGCTGATATATTAGCCCAAATTGACCCATGacaaacttagtaagaattgtgCGAATTGGGTTATGACCCGCTTTTTGGCTCATTTCAGCCCAATTAACTTTTGATCCGCCCATTTATTAGCTCAACCCATTTTGATCTGCCCAAATAGATCCCAATCCGCCCATTTGACACACCTACATGCACCTCACACAATCTTATTTGAGAGTTACTATTATTGAAGTGCAAAGACAACTGAAAGTCAATAGAACATACTGATATGACAATTCTTCCCACTGTACCAAACGCTGCCTGACCAATATCCGGGTAAGTTGCAAGCCCTGGTTGACTGTCCAAGCATATTCTCAGGAGAATGCCGGTATAGTAAGAAAGGATACCGAAGATGAATAGTATAGAAAGCCCTGCCCATCCACCTTCCTTCACAGCATAAGGAGTAGAAAGTATTCCTACTCCACATAGGACATTAATACCTGTATGAAAACAAAAGCAGAATGTGTAAAATATTAGCTACTTGAGCCTGATATAACAGCATTGGAGATGTGGCGATACCGAAAAAAGAAAGTTTTGTAGCAATATCCTCACAGGAagtttcatgatttcattttctctccctttacagtgggtatgttgttgttgttgtagtattttCTCTCCATTTGTTATTGCTCCTCCGCCCCAATtcatgtgaaggtgtttgattgGGTACATGATTTaagagaaaaaggaaaattttTGAAACTTATGGTCGAAAATAAGCCATAGAAATATTTGTGGCAATAGATCATTTTATTAGGGGTAAAAGGGTAAGTTTGAAGTTAAGCTGTTACTAAATAGAAAAAAATGTCACTCGTTTTTGGGactaactaaaaaggaaagagcgTCGCATAAATTGGGACCGAGGGAGTATAAAGGAGCATGTTATTTTCTCTAGAGAAGAATTAACCCAAATAGCTGCCCACCCaactacttaaattaaaaatagcTGGCgaatgtata from Lycium barbarum isolate Lr01 chromosome 10, ASM1917538v2, whole genome shotgun sequence includes:
- the LOC132615676 gene encoding amino acid transporter AVT1C-like, with amino-acid sequence MKNSVSEHSFYIESDEEDDNQQEKQLDKAENGDGNESDISNYSNDDDDDDDNHNDQLDSKPSSFNPAWPQSYRQSMDIYSSVPSPTLTFLGTPSLTRLGSSFLASSLSRRHTPDVLPSLHKPLIPEAEDQAPQRRSSHTLLPPLPSRRSAIKKFPDEKSVAHEFPVSRQSSYGQGVLNGINVLCGVGILSTPYAVKEGGWAGLSILFIFGILSYYTGILLRICLDSQPGLATYPDIGQAAFGTVGRIVISIILYVELYSCCVEYIILEGDNLSALFPNAHLNLGGYQLDARHLFALITTLAVLPTVWLRDLTVLSYISAGGVIASVMVVICLYWLGLVDHVGTESKQTVLNLSSLPVAVGLYGYCYSGHAVFPNIYTSLEKRSQFPAVLFTSFVIVTALYAGAAVMGYMMFGDSAESQFTLNLPTDLVASKIAFWTTIVNPFTKYALTMAPVAMSLEELIPSNNTKSYMYSILIRTALVLSTLLVALTIPFFGFVMALIGSFFTMLVTLILPCACFLRILKGKTSPIQVSACILIITIGVISAVIGSYSALSNIIHSL